One genomic window of Cydia strobilella chromosome 11, ilCydStro3.1, whole genome shotgun sequence includes the following:
- the LOC134745283 gene encoding phospholipase A1 member A-like, producing MYQYYRVKEIASHQDFDITKKTFLYIGGYWDSTAWGLGLTLGNIYKQLGYNVLLLDTVYFTSTYFIDSARLMREVGKHGAEMLATLTTLGLDPTTLEIAGLSLGAQTMSFVAKNYRRITGQNVSMLVGMDTGGPCFRHLGPDDRLDPSDADFVLAIITNSEGFGIGTPVGHASFYVNGGGWQPGEISWLPCDVMCSHLRAYFLWIAALVNPGKLIAVQCDTVAQAKDGDCYDKTPLVTNTMDLTIDKSKPGIYYLRTSNRYPFGLGKNGLKKKGKSVSYFWNY from the exons ATGTACCAGTATTATAGAGTAAAGGAAATAGCCAGCCACCAAGACTTTGATATTACGAAGAAAACCTTTCTGTACATAGGAGGGTATTGGGATTCTACCGCGTGGGGGCTTGGTCTGACATTGGGGAATATTTATAAGCAATTGGGATATAATGTGCTTCTTTTAGATACTGTGTATTTTACCAGCACATATTTTATTGA TTCCGCACGCCTGATGCGCGAAGTCGGCAAGCACGGGGCCGAGATGCTAGCAACCCTAACCACACTCGGACTCGACCCTACAACCCTGGAGATCGCCGGCCTCAGTCTAGGAGCGCAGACCATGAGCTTCGTAGCTAAAAACTACCGGAGGATAACCGGGCAAAATGTCTCCATGCTCGTTGGCATGGACACCGGTGGTCCCTGCTTTAGACATCTAGGGCCGGATGACAGACTAGATCCGTCGGACGCCGATTTTGTCCTGGCCATCATCACGAACAGCGAAGGTTTTGGAATAGGCACCCCTGTTGGACACGCGTCGTTTTACGTTAATGGAGGGGGATGGCAGCCAGGGGAAATCTCTTGGTTGCCATGCGATGTCATGTGCAGCCATCTAAGAGCATATTTTCTTTGGATAGCAGCTCTGGTAAACCCTGGTAAACTAATCGCTGTACAATGTGATACTGTGGCACAAGCGAAAGATGGTGATTGCTATGACAAAACTCCACTAGTGACAAATACAATGGATTTGACTATTGATAAAAGTAAACCAGGTATATATTATCTGCGAACGTCCAATAGGTATCCGTTTGGTCTGGGGAAGAATGGGTTAAAGAAGAAAGGAAAATCCGTCTCATATTTTTGGAATTACTAA